A genomic window from Halogeometricum borinquense DSM 11551 includes:
- a CDS encoding ABC transporter ATP-binding protein yields the protein MVALELDGVRKEYGATTALHEVSLSVDEGEFFTLVGPSGCGKTTTLRLVAGLETPTDGVVRFDGEDVSSTPTEDRNVGVVFQNYALFPHMTVRENVAYGLKFDDPPTGMTVDERVSELLAMMNLGEMGDRDPDNLSGGQQQRVALARALAPEPDVLLLDEPMSALDARLREQLRRSVKRVQKELNVTTLYVTHDQEEALAVSDRVAVMNGGRVEQVGTPQDIYRRPETEFVATFVGDNNVFSGAVLDATDEKTVVRVADTSFELPPTDADVGETVQFCVRPEHLSAATMTEAPTETAGETATVPKTNRLTATVETTEFLGDVTRLHCRWAGRSVVVRVAAVPERDRLELGFDPGVATFL from the coding sequence GTGGTGGCACTCGAACTCGACGGTGTTCGAAAGGAGTACGGAGCGACGACTGCGCTTCACGAGGTGTCGCTTTCGGTGGATGAGGGTGAATTCTTCACGCTCGTGGGTCCCTCCGGATGCGGAAAGACGACGACGCTTCGTCTCGTTGCCGGACTGGAAACGCCAACCGACGGCGTCGTCCGGTTTGATGGGGAAGATGTGAGTTCGACACCGACGGAGGACCGCAACGTGGGCGTGGTGTTCCAAAACTACGCACTCTTTCCACACATGACCGTCCGCGAGAACGTCGCCTACGGCCTGAAGTTCGACGACCCGCCCACCGGGATGACGGTGGACGAACGCGTCTCGGAACTACTGGCAATGATGAATCTCGGCGAGATGGGCGACCGCGACCCCGACAACCTCTCCGGCGGGCAACAGCAACGTGTCGCCCTCGCCCGCGCACTCGCTCCCGAGCCCGACGTACTCCTCTTAGACGAGCCGATGAGTGCGCTAGACGCACGCCTCCGTGAACAGCTCCGTCGGAGCGTAAAGCGCGTGCAGAAGGAACTCAACGTGACGACGCTGTACGTTACGCACGACCAAGAGGAAGCGTTGGCCGTTTCCGACCGCGTGGCCGTGATGAACGGTGGACGCGTCGAACAGGTCGGCACGCCACAGGACATCTATCGCCGTCCAGAGACGGAGTTCGTCGCCACGTTCGTCGGTGACAACAACGTCTTCTCGGGAGCGGTTCTCGACGCCACTGACGAGAAGACGGTCGTTCGCGTCGCTGACACCAGCTTCGAGCTCCCGCCCACGGACGCCGACGTGGGTGAGACAGTTCAGTTCTGCGTCCGTCCGGAACATCTCTCGGCGGCGACGATGACGGAAGCACCGACGGAAACAGCGGGAGAAACAGCAACGGTGCCGAAGACGAACCGCCTCACGGCTACGGTGGAGACCACGGAGTTCCTCGGGGACGTAACTCGCCTGCACTGTCGCTGGGCGGGTCGTTCAGTCGTCGTCAGAGTGGCGGCAGTTCCCGAACGAGACCGTCTGGAACTCGGGTTCGACCCGGGGGTGGCGACGTTCCTCTGA